A stretch of Dasypus novemcinctus isolate mDasNov1 chromosome 14, mDasNov1.1.hap2, whole genome shotgun sequence DNA encodes these proteins:
- the LOC101446811 gene encoding olfactory receptor 4S2-like produces MEKINNVTEFIFLGLSQNREIEEVCFVVFSFFYTAILLGNLLIMLTVYTGNLFKSPMYFFLNSLSFVDICYSSVTAPKMINDLLAKSKTISYVGCMLQLFGVHFFGCTEIFILTVMAYDRYVAICKPLHYMTIMDRNRCHKMLLGTWIGGFLHSLIQVALVVQLPFCGPSEIDHYFCDVHPVLKLACTDTYVVGVVVTANSGVITLVSFVILLFSYTVILITLREQSAEGRRKALSTCGSHIAVVIIFFGPCTFMYMRPNATFTEDKLVSLFYTIITPMLNPLIYTLRNTEVKNAMKKLLGRKHFWEANGK; encoded by the coding sequence atggaaaaaataaacaatgtaaCTGAATTCATTTTCTTGGGACTTTCTCAGAACCGAGAGATTGAAGAAGTTTGTTTCGtggtgttttctttcttctatacagCCATTCTTCTGGGAAACCTCCTCATCATGCTGACAGTTTACACTGGCAACCTTTTCAAGTCTCCTATGTACTTTTTTCTCAACTCTTTATCTTTTGTGGACATTTGTTACTCCTCAGTGACAGCTCCAAAGATGATTAATGACTTATTAGCCAAGAGTAAAACTATCTCCTATGTTGGCTGTATGTTGCAACTCTTTGGGGTACATTTCTTCGGTTGTACTGAGATCTTCATTCTTACTGTAATGGCCTATGATCGTTATGTGGCCATCTGTAAACCCCTACACTATATGACCATCATGGACCGGAACAGATGCCACAAAATGTTGCTGGGGACCTGGATAGGTGGGTTCTTACACTCCCTTATCCAGGTGGCTCTAGTGGTCCAGCTACCCTTTTGTGGACCCAGTGAGATTGACCACTACTTTTGTGATGTCCACCCTGTGCTGAAACTTGCCTGCACAGACACATATGTTGTTGGTGTTGTTGTGACAGCCAACAGCGGGGTCATCACTCTGGTGAGCTTTGTCATCTTGCTATTCTCCTACACTGTCATCCTGATAACCCTGAGAGAGCAGTCAGCAGAGGGCAGGCGCAAAGCTCTGTCTACCTGTGGCTCCCACATTGCTGTGGTTATCATCTTTTTTGGTCCCTGCACTTTCATGTACATGCGCCCCAATGCTACCTTTACAGAGGATAAGTTGGTGTCTCTCTTTTACACCATTATCACCCCTATGTTAAATCCCCTTATTTATACACTGAGAAACACAGAAGTAAAGAATGCAATGAAGAAACTGTTGGGCAGGAAACATTTCTGGGAGGCTAATGGCAAATAA